A section of the Papio anubis isolate 15944 chromosome 2, Panubis1.0, whole genome shotgun sequence genome encodes:
- the ZNF80 gene encoding LOW QUALITY PROTEIN: zinc finger protein 80 (The sequence of the model RefSeq protein was modified relative to this genomic sequence to represent the inferred CDS: inserted 2 bases in 1 codon; deleted 2 bases in 2 codons): MQKGRLSLATVSHTETFWRKVSPKRDGLGTGDGLHSWVLQEPVSTGDNPRECDSQGTSKDTLVREGKTYKCKECGKVFNKNSLLVRHHQIHAGVKPYECQECGKAFREKMDFFRHMRIHTGEKPCKCVECGKVFNRRSHLLCHHQIHTGEKPYECSECGKTFSYHSVFIQHRMTHTGEKLFGAKNVGKPFLXNSSLTRHMKIHTGEKPAKCSECGKTFTYHSVFFRHSMARPAGKPYECKERGKGFYYGYSLTLHTRSHNGEKPYECLERTKAFGYHSAFARLSKIHSGEKSL; this comes from the exons atgcagaagggGCGCTTGAGTCTGGCTACCGTCTCCCACACGGAGACTTTCTGGAGGAAGGTGAGTCCTAAACGCGATGGTCTG GGGACAGGTGATGGTCTGCACTCATGGGTTTTACAGGAGCCGGTCTCCACAGGAGACAATCCCCGTGAATGTGACTCCCAGGGAACAAGTAAAGACACTTTGGTTCGTGAGGGGAAGACCTACAAATGCAAGGAATGTGGGAAAGTGTTTAACAAGAACAGCCTCCTTGTTCGACATCATCAGATTCATGCTGGGGTGAAGCCTTATGAATGCCAGGAGTGTGGAAAAGCCTTTCGTGAAAAGATGGACTTCTTTCGACACATGAGGATTCACACAGGGGAGAAGCCCTGTAAGTGCGTGGAGTGCGGGAAGGTCTTCAACCGCAGGTCGCACCTCCTGTGCCACCACCagattcacactggagagaagccctatgAGTGCAGCGAGTGTGGAAAGACCTTCAGCTATCACTCTGTCTTCATCCAGCATCGTATGACCCACACTGGAGAAAAACTCTTCGGTGCAAAGAATGTGGGGAAACCTTTTCT CAACTCTTCCTTAACCCGGCACATGAagattcacactggagagaag cctgcAAAGTGCAGTGAGTGCGGGAAGACTTTCACCTACCACTCTGTTTTCTTCCGACATAGTATGGCCCGCCCTGCAGGAAAGCCCTATGAGTGTAAAGAACGTGGGAAAGGTTTTTACTATGGCTATTCCCTCACTCTACACACAAGGAGCCACAATGGAGAGAAACCTTACGAGTGCCTTGAACGTACAAAGGCCTTTGGCTACCACTCTGCTTTTGCCCGACTTAGTAAGATCCACTCGGGAGAAAAAAGCCTTTGA